The Pasteurella multocida genome contains a region encoding:
- a CDS encoding membrane protein, protein MLKKIAISFCAVIVAIFALAYWQIDRVNAVLTNVLNEKHITFSQLDFTFFPQVEIRLSDVKWQDQQVRSVFAPKVYLQSEFWSLLALEKRVKTVRFEQMDVWYSGQHEPDLVGITGEIAGDFLIEPNQIQLANILLKMTFAKPILFNTQQLEIALQKGSIKQHSALDWQVIFDDVKINGEHFVLFTLKATQQPTMLSTVSELHYAHSQSQSQFDLQLFNKVNSTQRVRFVGKNIALAPWQKMLNLPYLLTGEADISGDLVLTDTKTEKGKVAIRMAEGHFNGLNLLDLVTKYLPIHYDEARFNRNDLNTSFQHLQSSLSWDATKLNLDTLTFHIDKVRVSGQGAVNLKTMTCDVTLNLGLTSPQYQHFSLPIRFFDSCSSPQYKVEFNQNLRHQLKDLIKEKLR, encoded by the coding sequence ATGTTGAAAAAGATCGCCATCAGTTTTTGTGCTGTCATTGTGGCGATCTTTGCGCTTGCATATTGGCAAATTGATCGTGTCAATGCTGTCTTAACCAACGTCCTCAATGAAAAACACATTACATTTTCTCAACTCGATTTTACCTTCTTTCCTCAAGTCGAAATCCGATTATCCGATGTCAAATGGCAGGACCAACAAGTGCGGTCTGTTTTTGCGCCAAAAGTTTATTTACAATCTGAGTTTTGGTCGCTGTTGGCGCTAGAAAAGCGAGTGAAGACAGTACGCTTTGAACAAATGGATGTCTGGTATTCAGGTCAACATGAACCAGATCTGGTTGGAATAACAGGGGAAATTGCAGGGGACTTTCTGATTGAACCCAACCAAATTCAGCTGGCGAATATCTTGCTGAAGATGACTTTTGCGAAACCCATTTTATTTAATACACAACAATTGGAGATCGCATTACAGAAAGGTTCTATCAAACAACATTCTGCATTAGATTGGCAAGTGATTTTCGATGATGTGAAAATCAATGGTGAACATTTCGTTCTTTTTACACTTAAGGCAACTCAGCAGCCGACAATGTTGTCAACAGTATCTGAACTGCATTATGCCCATTCACAATCTCAATCACAATTTGATTTACAGCTCTTCAATAAAGTCAATTCAACTCAGCGAGTGCGTTTTGTAGGGAAAAATATTGCGTTAGCACCTTGGCAAAAAATGTTGAACTTGCCTTATTTGCTTACTGGGGAGGCAGATATTTCGGGGGATTTGGTGTTAACCGACACGAAAACAGAAAAAGGCAAAGTGGCAATACGAATGGCTGAAGGGCACTTTAATGGTTTAAATTTATTAGACTTGGTGACGAAATATCTGCCTATTCACTATGATGAAGCGCGTTTTAATCGCAACGATCTCAATACCTCATTTCAACACTTGCAATCCTCCCTTTCTTGGGATGCGACAAAATTAAACCTAGATACATTGACTTTTCATATTGATAAAGTCCGAGTGTCTGGGCAAGGTGCAGTAAATTTGAAAACGATGACTTGTGATGTGACGCTGAATTTAGGGTTGACTTCCCCGCAGTATCAGCATTTTTCCTTACCTATCCGCTTTTTCGACAGTTGTTCTTCTCCGCAATATAAAGTGGAATTTAATCAGAATTTACGTCATCAATTAAAAGATCTTATTAAAGAAAAATTGAGGTAA
- the dcd gene encoding dCTP deaminase, which translates to MRLCDTDIERYLDDGIIALTPRPSNDKINGATIDVRLGNSFRVFREHSAPYIDLSGPKEQVSAQLESVMSEEILIGENDAFFLHPGELALATTLESVKLPANIIGWLDGRSSLARLGLMVHVTAHRIDPGWEGRIVLEFFNSGKLPLALRPNMVIGALSFEILSGYAARPYSSRKNAKYKNQQSAVASRIDEDK; encoded by the coding sequence ATGAGATTATGTGATACTGATATTGAACGTTATTTAGATGATGGCATTATCGCGTTAACCCCTCGACCGAGTAATGACAAAATTAATGGTGCAACGATCGATGTTCGTTTAGGGAATTCTTTCCGCGTTTTCCGTGAGCATTCCGCACCTTATATTGATCTCAGTGGTCCAAAAGAACAAGTCTCAGCCCAATTGGAATCGGTGATGAGTGAAGAAATTCTGATTGGTGAAAATGACGCCTTCTTTTTACATCCTGGTGAGTTGGCATTAGCCACAACACTTGAGTCGGTTAAGTTACCGGCAAATATTATTGGGTGGTTAGATGGACGTTCTTCACTTGCGCGTTTAGGTTTAATGGTACATGTGACGGCACACCGTATTGATCCTGGTTGGGAAGGGCGAATTGTATTGGAATTTTTTAATTCAGGTAAGTTACCCTTAGCACTACGTCCCAATATGGTGATTGGTGCGTTAAGTTTTGAAATTTTGAGTGGTTATGCTGCGCGTCCATATAGCAGTCGTAAGAATGCAAAATACAAAAATCAGCAAAGTGCGGTAGCCAGTCGTATTGATGAGGATAAATAA
- the udk gene encoding uridine kinase, whose amino-acid sequence MSNSSTPSCIIIAIAGASASGKSLIASTVHRELCDELGCEEIGIISEDSYYKDQSHLDMEDRIKTNYDHPNSMDRHLLIEHLKALKSGQPVDIPVYSYVEHTRTNQVQHFEPKKVIILEGILLLTDEKLRDEVSVSVFVDTPLDICFIRRLQRDMKERGRSLESVVEQYRKTVRPMFLQFIEPSKQYADIVIPRGGKNRIAINMLKAQIRQLLGKR is encoded by the coding sequence ATGTCAAACTCATCAACACCATCTTGTATTATTATTGCCATCGCTGGGGCTTCAGCATCAGGAAAAAGCTTAATTGCCTCAACTGTTCATCGAGAGTTGTGTGATGAGCTAGGTTGCGAAGAAATTGGCATTATTTCCGAAGACTCTTATTATAAAGATCAAAGTCATTTGGATATGGAAGATCGAATTAAAACCAACTATGATCATCCTAATTCTATGGATAGACACCTTTTAATTGAACACCTCAAAGCACTCAAATCTGGTCAACCTGTTGATATTCCCGTCTATAGCTACGTTGAGCATACTCGAACCAATCAAGTCCAACACTTTGAACCTAAAAAAGTGATCATTCTGGAAGGGATTTTATTGCTTACTGATGAAAAATTGCGTGATGAAGTCAGTGTCTCTGTTTTTGTCGATACACCACTGGATATTTGTTTTATTCGTCGCTTACAACGTGACATGAAAGAACGTGGTCGAAGTTTAGAATCGGTGGTGGAGCAGTATCGTAAAACAGTGCGTCCCATGTTTTTACAGTTTATTGAGCCCTCTAAACAATATGCTGATATCGTGATCCCGCGAGGTGGTAAAAATCGAATTGCCATTAATATGTTAAAAGCACAAATTAGACAACTTTTGGGAAAACGTTAA
- a CDS encoding sugar transporter: MLPFQAARQRQFARVITFALAGFVFNTTEFIPVALLSDIAQSFAMPVSQTGLIITVYAWVVSLMSLPFMLLTAKAERRGLLIKLLVLFILSHLLSVIAWDFWVLVLARIGVALTHSIFWAITASLVIRVAPKDKKSQAIGLLAIGCSLAMILGLPLGRLIGQFFGWRVTFAIIALIAIGILCLFYQLLPHLPSKNAGSLNSLPTLFKRPLLLGLYALTMIIISAHFTAYSYIEPFMLNISTMSHSMATFVLFVFGLSGITASLLFNRYYNAGPIRFILFSMGLLTATLLLLFIASQQTWTMFLLTFFWGIGIAGIGLGLQIRVLHLAPDATDVAMAIYSGIYNIGIGAGALLGNQVMQHYGLAYIGVAGALFAVFGLVLFILVQWKYGHLAPNKLSTEEKKKCG, translated from the coding sequence ATGTTACCTTTTCAGGCTGCTCGTCAACGTCAATTTGCGCGTGTTATCACCTTTGCGCTTGCTGGGTTTGTGTTTAATACAACAGAGTTTATTCCTGTTGCCTTACTCTCTGATATTGCGCAAAGCTTCGCGATGCCCGTATCACAAACGGGTTTAATAATTACTGTTTATGCTTGGGTAGTGTCATTAATGTCATTGCCCTTTATGTTACTGACTGCAAAAGCAGAGCGTAGAGGGTTATTGATTAAATTACTGGTGTTATTTATTTTAAGTCATCTGTTATCCGTGATCGCTTGGGATTTTTGGGTATTAGTATTAGCCAGAATAGGTGTCGCATTAACCCATTCTATTTTTTGGGCAATTACTGCGTCTTTAGTCATTCGGGTTGCGCCTAAAGATAAAAAATCACAGGCAATTGGACTACTTGCTATAGGTTGTTCTTTGGCAATGATTTTAGGTTTGCCTCTCGGACGTTTGATTGGGCAATTCTTTGGTTGGCGTGTAACCTTTGCCATTATTGCCCTTATTGCGATAGGCATTTTATGCTTGTTTTATCAACTTTTACCGCACTTACCAAGTAAGAATGCGGGTTCTTTAAATAGTCTGCCAACGCTTTTTAAACGTCCATTATTGCTTGGGCTTTATGCGCTTACTATGATTATTATTTCGGCTCATTTTACTGCGTATAGCTATATTGAACCCTTTATGCTCAATATCAGCACAATGAGTCATAGTATGGCAACTTTTGTTCTCTTCGTCTTCGGTCTTTCTGGCATTACCGCCAGTTTGTTATTTAATCGCTATTATAATGCAGGACCGATCCGTTTTATTTTGTTTTCAATGGGACTACTCACCGCCACACTCTTGCTCTTATTCATTGCGAGCCAACAAACGTGGACAATGTTTTTATTAACCTTCTTCTGGGGAATTGGCATAGCAGGCATTGGCTTAGGATTACAAATTCGAGTGTTACACCTTGCACCTGATGCTACAGATGTCGCGATGGCAATCTATTCTGGGATTTATAATATTGGCATTGGGGCTGGCGCATTGCTAGGTAATCAAGTGATGCAACATTATGGGCTAGCCTACATTGGTGTTGCTGGGGCGTTATTTGCAGTATTCGGGCTTGTTTTATTTATTTTAGTCCAGTGGAAATATGGTCACTTAGCGCCAAATAAGCTATCGACTGAAGAGAAGAAAAAGTGCGGTTAA